In Rhizobium sp. BG4, the genomic stretch GGCGTCGGCGTGATAAAAGCCGTAGATGATCGACATCAAAGTCGACTTACCGGCACCGTTTTCTCCGATGATGCCATGGATCGAGCCCTTGGCGACGGTAAGGTTGATGTCCTTGTTTGCGTGGACGGCACCGAATTTCTTATCGATGCCCACGAGTTCGATTGCGGGCGTGTCTGTCACAGCAGGCTCCAAATAAGAAAAGGGCGTATGGCGGTGAAATCAACACGCCATACGCCCATCTCAATCGCGGATCACTTCGGGCAAGCGTTGTCCGACGTGTAGTCGTGAACCTTGATGGTTCCTGCGATGATGTCAGCCTTTGCCTTGTCGACAGCAGCCTGCATTTCCGGCGTGATCAGCGACTTGTTGTTTTCGTCGATCGCAGCGGCAACGCCGTCTTCCTTGACGCCGAGAGCCTGGACGCCACCGGTGAACTTGTCGTTCTTGGTGTCGGAATAAGCGTTGTAGACGGCGAGGTCGACGCGCTTGACCATCGAGGTCAGGACCGAGCCCGGATGCAGGTAGTTCTGGTTGGAGTCGACGCCGATCGACAGCTTCTTGTTGTCGGCAGCTGTCTGGAGAACGCCGAGACCGGTTGCGCCAGCTGCCGCGTAAACGACGTCAGCGCCCTGATCGATCTGGTTCTTGGTGAGCTCACCGCCGCGAACCGGGTCGTTCCAGGCAGCGCCGGTCGTGCCGGTCATGTTCTGGAACACTTCAACGTCGGCCTTGACCGAGCGAGCGCCCTGCTCGTAGCCGCATTCGAACTTGCGGATCAGCGGAATGTCCATGCCGCCAACGAAGCCGACCTTGCCGGTCTTCGAGGCCATGCCGGCGAGAACGCCAACGAGGAAGGAGCCTTCTTCTTCCTTGTAGACGACCGAACGGACATTCGGCTTGTCGACGACGGCGTCAACGATGATGAACTTGGTGTCCGGGAATTCAGCAGCAACCTTTTCGACCGCCGAGGTCCAGGCGAAGGAGACGGCGACAACCGGGTTGAAGCCGCGGCTTGCGAAGTTGCGGATCGCCTGCTCGCCCTGCGTATCGCCGGTCGGCTCGAAATCGCGATAAGCGATACCGGTTTCCTTCTTGAACTTCTCAGCGCCATTGTAGGCAGCTTCGTTGAAGGACTTATCGAACTTTCCGCCGGTGCCGTAAACGAGAGCCGGCTTGATGTCAGCGGCGAGCGCCGTCGTGGACATCGCGGCCACGGCCAGGAGAGAAAGGAGGGTTTTTTTCATGAGTTGCAGCCCTGTTGTTGCTATTTGTTAGGGGTCCTCCCGCAAGCCTTCTGCGAGGCATGTCTGCGGAACCACCGGCCTCCCCCCGGAGGCCTGGCTTCGCGCATCCTTGCATGGCTGAATGAAAATTTCACGAGAAATTTTTCGGGTGGTAAAAATTTGCCGGGGATGCCGAAAATCAGTTCAATCAGGCTGATTTCTGCGCAAAAGCCGCTACGAAACTGCTTTTTCGGTGATCAGGCCGTGAAGCGGCCTGCAACCGGGGGCTTCTTATATCCGACCATCCAGAGCAGCAGCGCAAGCACCAGAAACACGCCGAAAGCGGGCTGCAGCATCAGCCACTGGAAGATGAAGGCGTAGAAGCGCGGGTGGATATAATAAGCGGTTGCGGACTGCAGCGCCAAAAGCGAGGCGGGACTGACATCCTGCCAGGCATCGCCCATCGGCGTCATCACCACGGCGGAGGCCGCAACGGACTGGATGGAATCGATCGTCCCCGCGATCACCGCAACGGCAAGCGCGACAAGACTACTCAAACGCAACAAGAAACGCATAAAACCCTCCGGCGCACCCGATGCCGAAAACCCCGGCCAGCCACGCCATTTTCCGCCCTCAGGGCCACGATAAGTCCGTGTCCTGGAAAGCGCAATGCATGACGCGGGCGGAGTTTTATCCGAAGAAGTCAAAAATCTGTTAGATTTAGGTTGATCCTCGAAAATTCATCGGTATATATCGCGCCGTTCCAACGATTTGCGTCCACTGACGCCAATCAAAAAAGCAGGACAGGTGGCCGAGTGGTTTAAGGCGCACGCCTGGAACGCGTGTGTACGTGAAAGCGTACCGTGGGTTCGAATCCCACCTTGTCCGCCATTTTTCTTTTTTCCCGACATTGCCATGCCTCGCGGTTGCGGCGCCACACGACAGATTGCCTGTCGAGCCGCAGATTTTATAGGACTTACGCTGACTCGTTAGGACCTTATTCAACCAATGAGGGCATATTCCCTGCGTTGCGGTGGGGAACTCAACTTCATGACTATATTCGGCGAGTCCAAGCTGGGACGGATTGGCTATGCAATCCTGCTGGTCCTCATGTTCTGCTTCGATTTCGCCAAAGACCCGATCGAGCGCTTCATCATGGCTCAGCATGACCAAGCCGCACGCGAGCTCATGGCGCCTCGGCCGGTTAGCGATACTGCGGTTGGTGCGAAACGACCGGCCGGCAACGGCAAGAACATGCCGCTGATGTTTCCAGGGCAGGAGAAAGCTCTGAACGACCTCGTTGCTTCCGGCCGCAAGCCGACGACGGAGGACATGGAGAAACTGCGAGCCGCTACGGCTGCCGGCGCGATGAGCATGATTCTGGGCGGCGGCGCCTCGGTCGATCGCCGAGCGGCGGACCTTGCGGCACGCCGGTCGATGTTCGAAACGCTTCACTTCATTTCGGTGATCG encodes the following:
- a CDS encoding BMP family ABC transporter substrate-binding protein, with the protein product MKKTLLSLLAVAAMSTTALAADIKPALVYGTGGKFDKSFNEAAYNGAEKFKKETGIAYRDFEPTGDTQGEQAIRNFASRGFNPVVAVSFAWTSAVEKVAAEFPDTKFIIVDAVVDKPNVRSVVYKEEEGSFLVGVLAGMASKTGKVGFVGGMDIPLIRKFECGYEQGARSVKADVEVFQNMTGTTGAAWNDPVRGGELTKNQIDQGADVVYAAAGATGLGVLQTAADNKKLSIGVDSNQNYLHPGSVLTSMVKRVDLAVYNAYSDTKNDKFTGGVQALGVKEDGVAAAIDENNKSLITPEMQAAVDKAKADIIAGTIKVHDYTSDNACPK